The region aCCGGCGACAGCCCGGAAGACACTTAGGAGGCGAGCTGCAGGCTGGGCTGCTTCACGCCGAAACGGGGTGGTGTGGATGGTTGTACGCTTCCACCAAAGAGAGCTGTGCCCCTTCCTGGCCGGAGACAGACAGTGTGGTGGGGCCTCTGCCCGCGCGGCCCGGGGCGGGAGGAACAGTTCAGGTGTCAGGGGCGCACGCTGGCGGCAGCGGAGCCGCGGGCCAGGTCTTCCGGGAGGGCTGTGCAGGGCGGCACTAGCAAAGGGAGGTCCTCCTGGGCCCCCGGCCATCTCTGGGCTAGGTGCTGTCTCCGTGTTCGTGTAAACTTCAAATTGTGCCTTCCGAGCGCCCCTCACCCACTGCCTGACCGGCCTTGTTTTTCCCAGTGCTGCAGAAGGATCTGGACAGCAAGCTCTTCGGACAGCATCTTGCCAAGAAAGTCATCTTAAATGCCTTGTCCGCCTTCATAAGCAACCCGAAGCCCAAGAAACCTCTCACCCTCTCCCTACACGGGTGGACCGGCACGGGCAAAAATTTCGCCAGCAAGATCATCGCGGAGAATATTTACGAGGGTGGTTTGAACAGTGACTATGTGCACCTGTTCGTGGCCACGCTGCACTTTCCGCACGCCTCCAACGTCACCCTGTATAAGGTAAGCGCAGGAGTTCGGAGCCCTCGCTGGGTGGTGCTGGGTTTGCCGTCTCTTGGTTGTGGGATGGGATTTGGGAATTGCCTGTTGAAATGAGTGAGCCCTGAAATTAGCAACATGTGTCAGTTCCCCATTGAGAAAGGTGGAAGTTACAGAGGGTTTCAGATGTACGGAACAGTTACAGTATCAAACTCTGTGGTTTCCAAAACAGGCCCAGTGTGATACCCTAAGTGAGATCTTAGGATTTTAGAGATGGACAGGATCAAATCTAACTCATTTTGTGAAAGAGGAAATGTTTCTAGAGAGGCCTAAGTGTTGCATGCAGAATGCCCTTACTGTTTTATGTCACTGGCTAACAGCCTGGATTTGAGCCCTAACTTTCCAGCCCACCAGCTGTGCAATCTTTCGAAGGTTGCCTAACCTCTCCGAGACTCTGGttcttcatctgtagaatgggggtGATGAGAAATCAGCGAGCTCTGTCTGTCAGGTATGTGCCATGGTACCTGCCTGGCCCATGATGTTCAAGTAAGTGTTAACTGTCACCTTTTTAAATCCATGCAACACACCTGCAAGGTAGCAAGACACGCAGCAACGTAGCCCTCACCCGTGGACACCCGTACTGCCCGCCCGCTTGGTGAACAGGAGGATCGCCGACTGTCCTGGGTTCCCAGGGTGTGTGATTTTCAGTCCTAACACTGGGAAAGTTCCAGACCAATTGAGATAAGTTGGTCATCCTAGGTAGCATTACAGCTCTACTgcttaatagctgtgtgactttaggccagttacttaacctccctgggccttggtttcctcagctGTGACATAGGGAATGCAGCAGGGCTGTGCACAGCTTTGACGGGCGTTAGGAGGCCACAGTCATACGTTGTGGGAACAGTGCTCACCACAGGGCCTGACCTGCACTCGATGCCCGACCCGCGCCCTGTTATGCCCCAAAGTCGGGTAGCAGAGTGCTAAAAGCGTGGCAGCCAGAGCCCAGCACATCTGCGTGAGTCCTTGTTTAAACAGTAACTTGCTTTGGGCCCCCCTCAAGTCGCCTCAGCTCTCCTGAGGGTCCCCCTGGTGCCGAGGCTGGCCCGTGCCTGCAGAGCAGCATCACCGCTTAGGTGGGAAGTGTGCAATGGAACGTTGTAACCATGGTCAAAATCATGAGAAGTCAAGACCTACATTGTAACTTCCAGAGTCCTCCTCAGAAGACAGCTCATTTCCCCTCTTCACGTTGTGGGGGGCAATCTAGGAAAGCACCATAGCTCAGATTTCTGATCGACAGggtctttttttcctcatcttgATTGCTTGGTATCTTAAGTGCCTGACTATGTTCTTGGGGAATGTTTCTGTGTAAGCAGAGCTGCCAGGCATTGTTCCAGAAACCCAGGAGTGTTAGTTAGCTCACCACACTCACACCAAAGCACGGTGCCCTGGAGTCCAGCcacctcccttaaccctgcattTCCGACGTTCCCCGTGGGAAACATAGAGCGCCTTCTCAAGGCTCTTCTAAGGGCTGAATGGCGGAATAGGTCACTGAGTCTCTGCCTTCTTTCTAGATGAGCTGGTATACACAGGAAACGTATTAATGTCACCGTTTTAATGACAAAGGACCAGCAACCCAGCGCCCCAGCATTGGTATCAGGCAGGTTGGGATTCAGGTCCCAGTTCTGCCACGtagtaattttgttattttactttctacttaaaaaatttttttaatttattgatttgagagagagagaaagagaaacatcaatttttgttgttccccttattgaTGCACTCATCGGTtgttttttgtatgtgccctgactggggatcgaacccacaaccttggtgtattgggacagtgctctaaccaactgagctacctgggcaGGGCAATTCAAAGAGTAATTTTGTAATCTTATATTCTTGGGCAAGTTGCTGAAGCtatctctgcctcagtttcctcgtctgtgaaatgggtgtgATACACCTGCTAGGTGGGGTTGAGGAGAGGACCAAAAGAGCTTGTGTTAACACCGTTCCTAGCACAGTGCCGAGACCACAGTAAGCGCTCGTAAATGCAGCCGTGTTGAAGCCCTTGCCGTGCCCGTGCTGGCCGCTGGGATCTCACTGGCTGAGAAGTCTGTGTTGGCCTCCCCCTTGCCCTCAGGACCAGTTACAGCTGTGGATTCGCGGCAACGTGAGCGCCTGTGCGAGGTCCATCTTCATCTTCGACGAGATGGACAAGATGCACGCGGGCCTCATCGACGCCGTCAAGCCTTTCCTAGACTATTACGACCACCTGGACGGGGTCTCCT is a window of Desmodus rotundus isolate HL8 chromosome 1, HLdesRot8A.1, whole genome shotgun sequence DNA encoding:
- the LOC112306542 gene encoding torsin-1A isoform X3 codes for the protein MKLGPAALGLLLLAPLVVRAVEPISLGLALAGVLTSYISYPRLYCLFAECCGQKRSLSREVLQKDLDSKLFGQHLAKKVILNALSAFISNPKPKKPLTLSLHGWTGTGKNFASKIIAENIYEGGLNSDYVHLFVATLHFPHASNVTLYKDQLQLWIRGNVSACARSIFIFDEMDKMHAGLIDAVKPFLDYYDHLDGVSYQKAIFIFLSNAGAERITDVALDFWRSGRQREEIRLRDMEPALAVSAFNNKNKNAHLKQDFIKTFPALTGYLH
- the LOC112306542 gene encoding torsin-1A isoform X4, with translation MKLGPAALGLLLLAPLVVRAVEPISLGLALAGVLTSYISYPRLYCLFAECCGQKRSLSREVLQKDLDSKLFGQHLAKKVILNALSAFISNPKPKKPLTLSLHGWTGTGKNFASKIIAENIYEGGLNSDYVHLFVATLHFPHASNVTLYKDQLQLWIRGNVSACARSIFIFDEMDKMHAGLIDAVKPFLDYYDHLDGVSYQKAIFIFLSNAGAERITDVALDFWRSGRQREEIRLRDMEPALAVSAFNNKNRNRLASG